From Cannabis sativa cultivar Pink pepper isolate KNU-18-1 chromosome 8, ASM2916894v1, whole genome shotgun sequence, a single genomic window includes:
- the LOC115699043 gene encoding protein HIGH ARSENIC CONTENT 1, mitochondrial produces MAAAKNAQDVVTIDVYTAKGLLSIGHHYLDVRTVEEFNKSHVEGALNVPYMLITQEGKVKNPEFLSQASAVCKKDDHLVVGCNSGGRSLRACVELLNDGYENVNNMEGGYSKWVDSGLAGDKPGQDLKTACKFRPE; encoded by the exons ATGGCAGCCGCTAAGAA TGCTCAAGATGTTGTTACCATCGATGTATATACAGCCAAAGGTCTTCTCAGCATAGGCCATCATTATTTAGACGTCAG AACCGTTGAGGAATTTAATAAGAGTCATGTTGAAGGCGCCTTGAACGTTCCTTACATGCTCATCACCCAAGAAG GTAAAGTAAAAAATCCAGAATTTCTGAGCCAAGCTTCAGCAGTTTGCAAAAAGGATGACCATTTAGTTGTG GGTTGCAATAGTGGGGGCAGATCACTTCGGGCATGCGTAGAGTTGCTTAATGAT GGTTATGAGAACGTGAACAACATGGAAGGGGGTTACTCCAAATGGGTGGACAGTGGACTTGCAGGTGACAAACCAGGACAAGACTTAAAAACAGCATGCAAATTCCGCCCCGAGTAA
- the LOC115701581 gene encoding cold shock domain-containing protein 3 has product MERRKSFIEFDEDDDDDDFLSQVAAAEATALASKRQRITPTATNVISPKPPSHDDGLYMAALKGNQSLLHQTTVPDPLRGRVAPNGAVSGADSCFKCGKSGHWARDCDAAPGGGGGGGAGQYSNYGGSDPSIPEKSCACGMGICMVLTANTEKNRGRKFYKCPVRQENGGCGFFEWCDNASGANSMAGGSYTSDSNYPGIQCPCGAGLCLILTAKTGNNVGQQFYRCPANQGSSCGFFKWCNDQTASAGRAVTASKLSYNSSDTNNTSFTAKTGSSCFKCGKDGHWARDCSVSPSNTPAEFGGRSASASAASGTCFKCGKPGHWSRDCTSSQV; this is encoded by the exons ATGGAAAGACGCAAGTCCTTCATTGAATTCGATGAAGACGACGACGACGACGATTTCCTGTCTCAGGTTGCGGCCGCTGAGGCCACTGCTCTCGCCTCCAAGCGCCAAAGGATCACTCCCACTGCAACCAATGTCATTTCCCCAAAACCACCTTCTCACGACGATGGTTTATATATGGCCGCTCTCAAAGGCAATCAGAGCCTCCTCCACCAGACTACGGTCCCCGATCCTCTCCGTGGGAGAGTAGCCCCCAACGGCGCTGTCTCTGGCGCTGATTCTTGCTTCAAATGCGGCAAATCTGGGCACTGGGCTCGCGATTGTGATGCTGCACCTGGAGGAGGCGGTGGTGGCGGAGCGGGTCAGTATAGTAATTATGGAGGATCCGACCCTTCGATTCCGGAAAAAAGCTGCGCCTGTGGAATGGGAATTTGTATGGTTCTTACCGCAAATACTGAGAAGAATCGGGGCCGAAAGTTTTACAAATGTCCTGTTCGACAG GAGAATGGAGGTTGTGGTTTCTTTGAATGGTGTGATAATGCATCTGGAGCTAATTCTATGGCGGGTGGGAGTTATACTAGTGATTCTAATTACCCGGGCATTCAATGTCCTTGTGGAGCTGGTTTATGCTTAATTTTGACTGCAAAAACTGGCAACAATGTTGGTCAGCAATTCTATCGCTGTCCTGCAAACCag GGAAGCTCTTGTGGTTTCTTTAAGTGGTGCAATGACCAAACTGCATCAGCTGGTCGTGCAGTCACTGCCTCTAAGCTTAGTTATAACTCGAGTGACACAAACAACACAAGCTTCACTGCAAAAACTGGATCTTCCTGTTTTAAATGTGGGAAGGATGGGCATTGGGCAAGAGATTGTTCTGTTTCTCCATCAAACACCCCTGCTGAGTTTGGAGGAAGATCTGCTTCTGCTTCTGCTGCTTCTGGCACATGCTTTAAATGTGGTAAGCCAGGGCACTGGTCCAGGGACTGCACTTCTTCTCAGGTCTGA